One region of Brachybacterium saurashtrense genomic DNA includes:
- a CDS encoding YjiH family protein: MMTTSDAAHDPGLGGTAARRNTSGIALRPMPGHRWRFFVYSAIGLAMFFVSVEIGGRSTILVDHALTLVRWLLGPAVPWVVVALVLLGTVRPFVTGSWRRGALRTVFSLLNVVGLAVAVCAAAGYYPGPLANPDIGPFLWEKLGIPVGLIVPIGAVFLALLINYGLMEFIGVLVRPIMRPVWKVPGRAAVDAVASFVGSYSLALLITDRVYREGRYTGKEAAIIATGFSTVSATFMVIVASTLDLMAHWTLYFVLTLVVTFAVTAITVRIPPLSRVPAETFGNVTHTPEPTPRGNRLALAWEEAMRALANAPGLLRGTWGTFKDGVLMSAAIVPSILSVGLAGLLLATYTPVFDLLGWLFVPFAFLVQLPDPVLAGKAFAVGIAEMFLPATVVAGHESEVLRFTVGVTAVSQIVFFSALVPSILATRIPVNVGHLVVVWFLRVVLTILIAAPLAHLLL, encoded by the coding sequence ATGATGACGACGTCCGATGCCGCGCACGACCCCGGCCTGGGCGGCACCGCCGCCCGCCGCAACACCTCGGGCATCGCCCTGCGGCCGATGCCCGGCCACCGCTGGCGCTTCTTCGTGTACAGCGCGATCGGCCTGGCGATGTTCTTCGTCTCGGTCGAGATCGGCGGGAGGTCCACGATCCTCGTGGACCACGCCCTCACCCTGGTGCGCTGGCTGCTGGGCCCCGCCGTGCCGTGGGTGGTGGTGGCGCTGGTGCTGCTGGGCACGGTGCGCCCCTTCGTCACCGGCAGCTGGCGCCGCGGTGCGCTGCGCACCGTCTTCTCGCTGCTGAACGTCGTGGGCCTCGCGGTGGCGGTGTGCGCCGCGGCCGGCTACTACCCCGGCCCGCTCGCGAACCCGGACATCGGCCCCTTCCTGTGGGAGAAGCTCGGGATCCCGGTGGGCCTGATCGTGCCCATCGGCGCCGTGTTCCTCGCCCTGCTGATCAACTACGGCCTGATGGAGTTCATCGGCGTGCTGGTGCGGCCCATCATGCGACCGGTGTGGAAGGTGCCCGGCCGCGCCGCGGTGGACGCGGTCGCCTCCTTCGTGGGCTCCTACTCGCTCGCGCTGCTGATCACCGACCGGGTGTACCGCGAGGGCCGGTACACGGGGAAGGAGGCGGCGATCATCGCCACCGGCTTCTCCACCGTCTCCGCCACCTTCATGGTGATCGTGGCCAGCACCCTGGACCTGATGGCGCACTGGACGCTGTACTTCGTCCTCACCCTGGTGGTGACCTTCGCGGTCACCGCGATCACGGTGCGGATCCCCCCGCTCAGCCGGGTGCCGGCGGAGACCTTCGGGAACGTCACCCACACCCCCGAGCCCACGCCCCGCGGCAACCGCCTCGCCCTGGCGTGGGAGGAGGCGATGCGGGCGCTCGCCAATGCGCCCGGGCTGCTGCGCGGCACCTGGGGGACCTTCAAGGACGGCGTGCTGATGAGCGCCGCGATCGTGCCCTCGATCCTGTCCGTGGGCCTCGCGGGCCTGCTGCTGGCCACCTACACCCCCGTGTTCGACCTCCTGGGATGGCTGTTCGTGCCCTTCGCGTTCCTCGTGCAGCTGCCCGACCCGGTGCTCGCCGGCAAGGCCTTCGCCGTGGGCATCGCGGAGATGTTCCTGCCCGCCACGGTGGTGGCCGGCCACGAGTCGGAGGTGCTGCGCTTCACCGTGGGCGTCACCGCCGTGTCCCAGATCGTGTTCTTCTCCGCCCTGGTGCCCTCCATCCTCGCCACCCGCATCCCCGTGAACGTGGGGCACCTGGTGGTGGTGTGGTTCCTGCGCGTGGTGCTCACCATCCTGATCGCCGCCCCGCTCGCCCACCTGCTCCTGTGA
- the hutI gene encoding imidazolonepropionase, which yields MTSTVLTGISELWTLDPALDDPARPGDVADAQVLRYAAVVIEEGRIAWTGPAADAPAADAREDLGGRAVLPGWVDSHSHLVFDGDRAAEFEARMAGRSYSAGGIAVTTDATRAAADARLRDLVRDRIAEAVAGGTTCLETKTGYGLTVADELRAAQLLDALIAEGALDEATFLGAHLVPREFDGEDGRPGAAQYVDLVAGEMLAAVAEHVRWIDVFCEDGAFDPEQSAQVLRAGAAAGLGLRVHGHQLGRSGGVALAAALGAASVDHVNHLAAEDVEALAATAARPTAPGDRPGLLAVDAGPTVATVLPACDLSTRAPLAPARELLDAGAAVAIASNCNPGTSYTSAMSFCVTTAVLQMHLSLGEAVRAATRGGALALRRGDVGHLGVGARADLHVLDAPAAIHLAYRPGMPMTHRVWRHGQEQPLAPVPPTPTP from the coding sequence ATGACCAGCACCGTTCTCACCGGCATCTCCGAGCTGTGGACCCTCGACCCGGCCCTGGACGATCCCGCCCGCCCGGGCGACGTCGCCGACGCGCAGGTGCTGCGGTACGCCGCGGTGGTGATCGAGGAGGGGCGCATCGCCTGGACCGGCCCCGCCGCCGACGCCCCCGCGGCCGACGCCCGGGAGGACCTCGGCGGTCGGGCGGTGCTGCCCGGCTGGGTGGACTCCCACTCGCACCTCGTGTTCGACGGGGATCGCGCCGCCGAGTTCGAGGCGCGCATGGCCGGGCGCTCCTACAGCGCCGGCGGCATCGCCGTCACCACCGACGCCACCCGTGCCGCCGCCGACGCGCGCCTGCGCGACCTGGTGCGCGACCGGATCGCGGAGGCCGTCGCGGGCGGCACCACCTGCCTGGAGACGAAGACGGGCTACGGCCTCACCGTGGCCGACGAGCTGCGCGCCGCGCAGCTGCTGGACGCGCTGATCGCCGAGGGCGCTCTCGACGAGGCCACCTTCCTCGGCGCCCACCTGGTGCCGCGGGAGTTCGACGGCGAGGACGGCCGCCCCGGCGCCGCGCAGTACGTGGACCTGGTGGCGGGGGAGATGCTCGCGGCGGTCGCCGAGCACGTGCGGTGGATCGACGTGTTCTGCGAGGACGGCGCCTTCGACCCCGAGCAGTCCGCGCAGGTGCTGCGCGCCGGCGCCGCGGCCGGGCTGGGCCTGCGGGTGCACGGCCATCAGCTGGGCCGCTCCGGCGGCGTCGCCCTCGCCGCCGCGCTCGGTGCGGCGAGCGTGGACCACGTCAACCACCTCGCCGCCGAGGACGTCGAGGCGCTCGCCGCCACCGCCGCCCGGCCCACCGCCCCCGGGGACCGTCCCGGCCTGCTCGCCGTCGACGCCGGGCCGACGGTCGCGACCGTGCTGCCCGCCTGCGACCTCTCCACCCGGGCCCCGCTGGCGCCGGCGCGGGAGCTGCTGGACGCCGGGGCCGCGGTCGCCATCGCCTCGAACTGCAACCCCGGCACCAGCTACACCAGCGCGATGAGCTTCTGCGTCACCACCGCGGTGCTGCAGATGCACCTCTCGCTCGGCGAGGCCGTGCGCGCCGCCACCCGCGGCGGCGCCCTCGCGCTGCGCCGCGGCGACGTGGGCCACCTGGGCGTGGGCGCCCGCGCGGACCTGCACGTGCTCGACGCCCCCGCCGCGATCCACCTCGCCTACCGCCCCGGCATGCCGATGACCCACCGGGTGTGGCGGCACGGCCAGGAGCAGCCCCTCGCCCCCGTCCCTCCCACCCCCACCCCGTAG
- a CDS encoding C2 family cysteine protease produces the protein MIPLGADTDHLRAHAHALRAQTGALRSLFAELGAVVRSVGWVGPDAEQFRSAAESRFRDASTLLEDIDRRGDELLGHADEQDEASSAEGGGGVIGPGGDEVGAVKDPGDAEGTEPADEEIPEDDESIDPDTSAQGGIGDCYLLSSLQALAQRDPDFLRDHVDEVEPGVYEVTMYDENGDPIVYQVESVQEGGVRDAEGDQSLYSLYERAYAMHLEERGVDINGGFPEDAMETLTGKGADAYDSLELGELAEQLDRGRLVNTDTGGIDDPAHDQIVGNHAYTVTSVDTEAGTVTVTNPWGPGDPNAPKTVTMTYDGYRESFGRTTVGRTDEPGMFEGIGIGDGIGWL, from the coding sequence ATGATCCCGCTCGGGGCCGACACCGACCACCTTCGCGCCCATGCACATGCGCTGCGCGCGCAGACGGGCGCGTTGCGGAGCCTGTTCGCGGAGCTGGGGGCAGTCGTTCGCTCCGTCGGATGGGTGGGCCCCGACGCTGAGCAGTTCCGCAGCGCGGCGGAGTCCCGATTCCGTGACGCGTCGACCCTTCTCGAGGACATCGACCGTCGCGGTGACGAGCTGCTCGGCCACGCCGACGAGCAGGACGAGGCATCCTCTGCCGAGGGCGGCGGAGGGGTGATCGGGCCGGGAGGTGACGAGGTCGGGGCCGTGAAGGATCCCGGTGATGCCGAAGGCACCGAACCAGCGGACGAGGAGATCCCCGAGGACGACGAGTCGATCGACCCCGACACCTCGGCCCAGGGCGGCATCGGTGACTGCTACCTGCTGTCCTCGTTGCAGGCCCTCGCGCAGCGTGACCCGGACTTCCTGCGCGACCACGTCGACGAGGTCGAGCCCGGGGTCTACGAGGTCACCATGTACGACGAGAACGGCGACCCGATCGTGTATCAGGTCGAGTCCGTCCAGGAGGGCGGAGTCCGTGACGCCGAGGGCGACCAGTCCCTGTACAGCCTGTACGAGCGCGCCTATGCGATGCATCTCGAGGAGAGGGGTGTGGACATCAACGGCGGTTTCCCCGAAGACGCGATGGAGACGCTCACCGGGAAGGGCGCCGATGCCTACGACTCGCTCGAGCTCGGCGAGCTCGCCGAGCAGCTTGATCGGGGGCGCCTGGTCAACACCGACACCGGCGGGATCGACGATCCCGCGCACGACCAGATCGTCGGCAACCACGCCTACACCGTGACCTCGGTGGACACGGAGGCGGGCACCGTGACCGTCACCAATCCGTGGGGTCCGGGCGACCCCAACGCGCCGAAGACCGTGACCATGACGTACGACGGGTACCGGGAGAGCTTCGGACGCACCACCGTGGGTCGGACCGACGAGCCGGGGATGTTCGAGGGCATCGGTATCGGCGACGGCATCGGGTGGCTCTGA
- the hutU gene encoding urocanate hydratase produces MTLPGARPVRAPRGTDLTAKSWQTEAPLRMLMNNLDPEVAERPDDLVVYGGTGRAARSWEAFDAIVETLKDLEDDETLLVQSGKPVGVLRTHEWAPRVLLANSNLVGDWATWPEFRRLEAEGLMMYGQMTAGSWIYIATQGILQGTFETFAAVAQKRFGGTLAGTITLTGGCGGMGGAQPLAVTLNDGVCLIVDVDRTRLERRVAKRYLGEIADDLEDAIARANAATAEKRGLSIGIVGNAADVFPALLERHRAGDLHIDVVTDQTSAHDPLSYLPSEVTVEDWQREAEADAEGFTKKSREAMARQVQAMVEFQDAGAEVFDYGNSIRDEARHAGYQRAFEFPGFVPAYIRPLFCEGLGPFRWVALSGDPEDIKVTDAALKELFPENEHLHRWLDAADEFVEFEGLPARICWLGYGERHKAGMLFNDLVREGKVKAPIVIGRDHLDSGSVASPYRETESMLDGSDAIADWPLLNALTSTSSGASWVSIHHGGGVGIGRSIHAGQVGLADGTELARQKLERLLTNDPAMGVIRHVDAGYSRADQVAHERGVRVPMTPVRRD; encoded by the coding sequence ATGACCCTCCCCGGAGCCCGCCCCGTCCGCGCCCCCCGCGGCACCGACCTCACCGCCAAGTCCTGGCAGACCGAGGCCCCGCTGCGCATGCTCATGAACAACCTCGACCCCGAGGTCGCCGAGCGCCCCGACGACCTCGTGGTCTACGGCGGCACCGGCCGCGCCGCCCGCTCCTGGGAGGCGTTCGACGCGATCGTCGAGACCCTCAAGGACCTCGAGGACGACGAGACCCTGCTGGTCCAGTCCGGCAAGCCGGTGGGCGTGCTGCGCACCCACGAGTGGGCCCCGCGCGTGCTTCTGGCGAACTCCAACCTGGTGGGCGACTGGGCCACCTGGCCCGAGTTCCGCAGGCTCGAGGCGGAGGGGCTGATGATGTACGGCCAGATGACGGCCGGCTCATGGATCTACATCGCCACCCAGGGCATCCTCCAGGGCACCTTCGAGACCTTCGCCGCCGTGGCGCAGAAGCGGTTCGGCGGCACGCTGGCCGGCACCATCACCCTCACCGGCGGCTGCGGCGGCATGGGCGGCGCGCAGCCGCTGGCCGTGACCCTCAACGACGGCGTGTGCCTCATCGTGGACGTGGACCGCACCCGGCTGGAGCGCCGCGTCGCCAAGCGCTACCTGGGTGAGATCGCCGACGACCTCGAGGACGCCATCGCCCGCGCCAACGCCGCCACGGCGGAGAAGCGGGGCCTCTCGATCGGGATCGTGGGCAACGCGGCGGACGTCTTCCCCGCCCTGCTGGAGCGCCACCGCGCCGGCGACCTGCACATCGACGTGGTCACCGACCAGACCTCCGCCCACGACCCGCTGAGCTACCTGCCCTCCGAGGTGACCGTCGAGGACTGGCAGCGCGAGGCCGAGGCCGATGCCGAGGGCTTCACCAAGAAGTCCCGCGAGGCGATGGCCCGCCAGGTCCAGGCGATGGTGGAGTTCCAGGACGCCGGCGCCGAGGTGTTCGACTACGGCAACTCGATCCGCGACGAGGCCCGCCACGCCGGCTACCAGCGCGCCTTCGAGTTCCCGGGCTTCGTCCCGGCCTACATCCGGCCGCTGTTCTGCGAGGGCCTGGGGCCGTTCCGCTGGGTGGCGCTCTCCGGCGACCCCGAGGACATCAAGGTCACCGACGCCGCGCTGAAGGAGCTGTTCCCCGAGAACGAGCACCTGCACCGCTGGCTGGACGCGGCCGACGAGTTCGTGGAGTTCGAGGGCCTGCCCGCCCGCATCTGCTGGCTGGGCTACGGCGAGCGGCACAAGGCCGGGATGCTCTTCAACGACCTGGTGCGCGAGGGGAAGGTGAAGGCCCCGATCGTGATCGGCCGCGACCACCTCGACTCCGGCTCCGTCGCCTCCCCCTACCGGGAGACGGAGTCGATGCTCGACGGCTCGGACGCGATCGCGGACTGGCCGCTGCTGAACGCCCTGACCTCCACCAGCTCCGGCGCCAGCTGGGTCTCGATCCACCACGGCGGCGGCGTGGGCATCGGCCGCTCGATCCACGCCGGCCAGGTGGGCCTGGCCGACGGCACAGAGCTCGCCCGCCAGAAGCTCGAGCGCCTGCTCACCAACGACCCCGCGATGGGCGTGATCCGCCACGTGGACGCCGGCTACTCGCGGGCCGACCAGGTCGCCCACGAGCGCGGCGTGCGGGTGCCGATGACCCCGGTGCGTCGGGACTGA
- a CDS encoding IclR family transcriptional regulator gives MDTPKVPAAEATLRLLTALAARRSPVPAARLAEELNLPRSRTYDLLATLVAHGYVLHLEQERLYGLGPAAHELSGAYLQQEPLARLGRRVVEAMVDEVGESGHLAVLHGRDVLYVIEERARNRPGLVTDVGVRIPAHLTASGRAILAALPAAQIRALYGQAAHFTARTDVRGPSGPKELRELLVQVRRDGVARESGEVTEELASVAAVVQDHAGWPAAAVAVTFVEAATDEARRAQCEEAVRRAAEEIGRRLQGRPAGPPR, from the coding sequence ATGGACACCCCGAAGGTCCCCGCCGCGGAGGCGACGCTGCGCCTGCTCACCGCGCTTGCCGCCCGCCGCTCCCCGGTGCCGGCCGCGCGGCTCGCCGAGGAGCTGAACCTGCCGCGCTCGCGCACCTACGACCTGCTGGCCACGCTGGTGGCGCACGGCTATGTGCTGCACCTGGAGCAGGAGCGGCTGTACGGACTGGGGCCCGCGGCGCACGAGCTCTCCGGCGCCTACCTGCAGCAGGAGCCGCTGGCCCGGCTGGGCCGGCGGGTGGTGGAGGCGATGGTGGACGAGGTGGGGGAGTCCGGGCATCTCGCGGTGCTGCACGGCCGGGACGTGCTCTACGTGATCGAGGAGCGGGCCCGGAACCGGCCGGGCCTGGTCACCGACGTGGGCGTGCGCATCCCCGCGCACCTCACCGCCAGCGGCCGCGCGATCCTCGCCGCGCTGCCCGCCGCCCAGATCAGGGCTCTGTACGGGCAGGCGGCGCACTTCACCGCCCGTACCGACGTGCGCGGCCCGTCGGGCCCGAAGGAGCTGCGGGAGCTGCTGGTGCAGGTGCGGCGGGACGGCGTGGCCCGGGAGTCGGGGGAGGTCACCGAGGAGCTCGCCTCGGTGGCCGCCGTGGTGCAGGACCATGCCGGGTGGCCGGCGGCCGCGGTGGCCGTGACCTTCGTGGAGGCCGCGACCGACGAGGCCCGTCGGGCGCAGTGCGAGGAGGCGGTGCGGCGCGCCGCCGAGGAGATCGGCCGCCGCCTGCAGGGCCGGCCGGCGGGCCCGCCGCGCTGA
- a CDS encoding formate/nitrite transporter family protein produces the protein MTDQRMDRTKQAEVEERRRLGHSDEPVEDALVEEFHNTVTEGANRLNRTWRALVVTGLFGGIDVGIGLLAMLAVLDATGSKLLGGLAFGIGLYALRLAHSELFTEDFLVPINAVVARHGTWWQLLRLWGTTLLTNLAGGWAFTWLVVAAFPRFEDVLTESATGYMRDGLTLETGALALLAGFTITLITRMNQGSSEGIATLANSLISGFLVVGLAMHHGAMTSAIIFGSMHAGADITYLDWLVWCSWVIPLNMLGGLVILTAPRLVRTWELVRAERDAKAASPAEEDARR, from the coding sequence ATGACGGACCAGAGGATGGACCGCACGAAGCAGGCGGAGGTCGAGGAGCGCCGACGGCTCGGCCACAGCGACGAGCCCGTCGAGGACGCCCTGGTCGAGGAATTCCACAACACGGTGACCGAGGGCGCGAACCGCCTGAACCGCACCTGGCGGGCGCTGGTGGTCACGGGCCTGTTCGGCGGGATCGACGTGGGCATCGGGCTGCTCGCGATGCTCGCCGTGCTGGATGCGACCGGGTCGAAGCTGCTGGGCGGCCTCGCCTTCGGGATCGGCCTGTACGCGCTGCGGCTGGCCCACTCGGAGCTGTTCACCGAGGACTTCCTGGTGCCGATCAACGCGGTGGTGGCCCGCCACGGCACCTGGTGGCAGCTGCTGCGGCTGTGGGGGACCACGCTGCTCACCAACCTCGCCGGGGGCTGGGCGTTCACCTGGCTGGTGGTCGCCGCCTTCCCGCGCTTCGAGGACGTGCTCACCGAGTCCGCCACCGGGTACATGCGCGACGGGCTGACGCTCGAGACCGGGGCGCTCGCGCTGCTCGCCGGGTTCACGATCACCCTGATCACCCGGATGAACCAGGGCTCCTCGGAAGGCATCGCCACCCTGGCCAACTCGCTGATCTCCGGCTTCCTGGTGGTGGGCCTGGCCATGCATCACGGCGCCATGACCTCGGCGATCATCTTCGGCTCCATGCATGCGGGCGCGGACATCACCTACCTCGACTGGCTGGTGTGGTGCAGCTGGGTGATCCCGCTGAACATGCTCGGCGGGCTGGTGATCCTCACCGCCCCGCGCCTGGTGCGCACCTGGGAGCTTGTGCGCGCCGAGCGCGACGCGAAGGCGGCGTCCCCTGCCGAGGAGGACGCGCGCCGCTGA
- the hutG gene encoding formimidoylglutamase, producing MTAQPEDAAPLWTGRHDGDGPEHARWHQAVQVVGDGAAPDPAADHVALLGFRSEEGVRRNRGRVGAADGPAALRRALAPMALHGPLAHGAVGLHDLGDAVTVGEDLEAGQDAAAALTAQGLDRAGARLTVVLGGGHETAWSSYLGLMGSGIGPRAGQRWGVLNLDAHFDLRSEPRPTSGTPFAQMAAAEERAGRALRYAVLGIAEASNTGTLFQRARELGVTWWTDEQCLAAGAEGITRFVEEFAAELDVLYLTIDLDVLPAAVAPGVSAPAAHGVPLPLIAAAVRAAASSGRLALLDVVELNPRLDVDSRTARTAARLIDDAVRTVAGASA from the coding sequence ATGACCGCACAGCCCGAGGACGCTGCCCCCCTCTGGACCGGACGCCACGACGGCGACGGGCCCGAGCACGCCCGCTGGCACCAGGCGGTACAGGTGGTGGGCGACGGGGCCGCGCCGGATCCCGCCGCCGACCACGTGGCCCTGCTCGGCTTCCGCTCCGAGGAGGGGGTGCGGCGCAATCGCGGCCGGGTGGGTGCGGCCGACGGGCCGGCGGCTCTGCGCCGGGCGCTGGCCCCGATGGCGCTGCACGGCCCGCTCGCCCACGGCGCGGTGGGCCTGCACGACCTCGGCGACGCCGTCACCGTGGGCGAGGACCTCGAGGCGGGGCAGGACGCGGCCGCCGCGCTCACCGCCCAGGGCCTGGATCGCGCCGGGGCCCGCCTCACGGTGGTGCTGGGCGGCGGCCACGAGACGGCGTGGTCCTCCTACCTGGGCCTGATGGGCTCGGGCATCGGCCCGCGCGCCGGGCAGCGCTGGGGCGTGCTGAACCTCGACGCCCACTTCGACCTGCGCAGCGAGCCCCGCCCCACCTCCGGCACGCCCTTCGCGCAGATGGCCGCGGCCGAGGAGCGGGCGGGACGCGCGCTGCGGTACGCCGTGCTGGGGATCGCCGAGGCCTCGAACACCGGGACGCTGTTCCAGCGCGCCCGTGAGCTGGGCGTGACCTGGTGGACCGATGAGCAGTGCCTCGCGGCCGGGGCCGAGGGGATCACGCGCTTCGTCGAGGAGTTCGCCGCGGAGCTGGACGTCCTCTACCTGACGATCGATCTGGACGTGCTGCCGGCCGCGGTCGCGCCGGGCGTCTCCGCCCCCGCCGCCCACGGGGTGCCGCTGCCGCTGATCGCGGCGGCGGTGCGCGCCGCGGCGAGCTCCGGCAGGCTCGCCCTGCTGGACGTGGTGGAGCTGAACCCGCGCCTCGACGTCGATTCCCGCACCGCCCGCACCGCCGCACGGCTCATCGACGACGCGGTGCGCACCGTCGCCGGCGCCTCCGCCTGA
- a CDS encoding GNAT family N-acetyltransferase — translation MSGAGGGLELRAEVPALDEALALYDAVGWGAYTREPETLERALRGSGRVVTARRDGQLLGLARVVGDGAVIAYLQDVLVHPGAQGQGIGRRLVEEVFAPYEAVRQQVLLTDAEPGQRAFYEALGFVEAHDHDPGLRAFVRLH, via the coding sequence GTGAGCGGGGCCGGAGGAGGTCTCGAGCTCCGCGCCGAGGTACCGGCGCTCGACGAGGCTCTCGCTCTCTACGACGCCGTGGGCTGGGGCGCCTACACCCGGGAGCCGGAGACGCTCGAACGCGCCCTGCGAGGCAGCGGCCGCGTGGTCACCGCCCGACGGGACGGGCAGCTGCTCGGCCTCGCCCGGGTGGTGGGCGACGGCGCCGTCATCGCCTACCTGCAGGACGTGCTCGTGCATCCCGGCGCGCAGGGGCAGGGCATCGGTCGGCGTCTCGTCGAGGAGGTGTTCGCTCCCTACGAGGCCGTGCGCCAGCAGGTGCTGCTCACCGATGCGGAGCCCGGTCAGCGGGCGTTCTACGAGGCGCTAGGGTTCGTCGAGGCCCACGACCACGACCCGGGACTGCGCGCCTTCGTGCGCCTGCACTGA